One Coccinella septempunctata chromosome 1, icCocSept1.1, whole genome shotgun sequence DNA window includes the following coding sequences:
- the LOC123311468 gene encoding neutral alpha-glucosidase AB: MKWTIRILLFSLFLYQTCFAVVKENFKECSQSSFCRRLRGIKPDNSNYVLNLKSLQVSDNSVESELWNSAENVKFKLVLTALAGNMFRLYADEISPLHKRYRVENVLNGEPQVERLEVLKRTEDEVIIQFGDNKAVLKAKPFKVEFYKDGTLVAVVNGRGLFTIEHFRTKNVQVDGEENQLQQEDPGAWEENFKSHHDSKPRGPEGISLDITFPGAVRSYGLPQHADRLSLRTTGPGGLDPYRFYNLDVFEYLVDSTMALYGSIPVVYAHSSSNTVGAFWLNPSETWVDINNSKDQNVVSSLVNLVSGQASESRVDVHFMSESGVVDLFILMGPTPKDCAKQYTQLTGVAPLPQYYTLAYHQCRWNYITEDDVTTVVKNFDEHDMPVDTMWLDIEYTDGKKYFTWDPIKFAHPDQMLMNLTSTGRHLVVIIDPHVKREGGYFLHEDSLSNDYYVKTKDGNVYEGWCWPGSSSYPDFFNPTVFDYYKALYSKLKFDNVNNDIMIWNDMNEPSVFNGPEITMPKDCLHHGGWEHRHLHNMYGMVYTAITYEGLLQRNPNRRPFILSRSHFAGTQRYAAIWTGDNNADWNHLAASYPMCLSEALAGVSFCGADIGGFFNNPDVELLQRWYQAAVWLPFFRAHAHIDTRRREPYLFAEDVRHRIRTALRLRYAHLPTWYTLFYEHERFGEPVVRPLFYMYPKDPEVVDIDNQVLVGDSILAHMISESGATTANVYLPGGSSEYWYDMRDWRKYAGNGYTSFSVNLDSIPVFYRGGSIICRKDRPRRASSLMHKDPFTLIIALDSNNSAKGTLYIDDNESFEYRKQKYLYIQFQFKNNELTSSLIDKTDYETLEWIERVIVLGAPSGVQKAVLTSKSLGSVDLETHYSDDALIIRKPGVSVRESFAVKLI, from the exons atgaaatggACAATAAG AATTCTACTGTTCTCCTTATTTCTGTATCAAACTTGCTTTGCTGTGGTCAAAGAGAACTTCAAAGAATGCAGTCAAAGTAGCTTTTGTCG GCGCCTCAGAGGAATCAAGCCTGATAATAGCAATtatgttttgaatttgaagagTCTACAAGTCTCTGATAATTCTGTCGAATCCGAGCTGTGGAATTCAGCAGAAAATGTCAAATTCAAGCTTGTTCTCACTGCACTTGCCGGAAACATGTTCCGATTGTATGCAGATGAAATTTCACCCTTACATAAGAGGTACAGGGTAGAAAATGTGCTCAATGGAGAACCACAAGTGGAAAG ATTGGAGGTActgaaaagaacagaagacgAAGTGATTATTCAATTTGGTGATAATAAAGCTGTTCTTAAGGCAAAACCTTTCAAAGTTGAATTTTATAAAGACGGAACCTTGGTTGCAGTAGTGAATGGGAGAGGGCTATTCACTATTGAACATTTCAGAACAAAGAACGTCCAAGT TGATGGAGAGGAGAATCAGCTACAACAGGAGGATCCAGGCGCATgggaagaaaatttcaagtccCACCACGACAGTAAACCTCGAGGTCCCGAAGGTATTTCATTAGATATCACCTTCCCAGGAGCCGTGAGATCGTACGGTTTGCCCCAACATGCCGACAGACTGTCCCTCAGAACAACAGGACCGGGTGGTTTGGATCCGTACAGATTTTATAATCTCGATGTTTTTGAGTATCTTGTTGATTCAACGATGGCTTTATACGGATCGATTCCAGTTGTCTATGCCCATTC AAGTTCAAATACTGTTGGAGCATTCTGGTTGAATCCGTCAGAAACTTGGGTAGACATTAATAACAGTAAAGATCAGAACGTTGTGTCTTCTCTGGTCAATTTAGTCTCTGGCCAGGCTTCTGAGAGTAGGGTAGACGTCCATTTCATGAGTGAAAGTGGCGTCGTCGATCTTTTCATACTCATGGGTCCGACTCCTAAAGATTGCGCCAAGCAGTATACTCAACTCACCGGTGTGGCTCCATTACCGCAG TACTACACCCTCGCCTACCACCAATGCCGATGGAATTACATAACCGAAGACGACGTGACCACGGTGGTTAAGAACTTCGACGAACACGACATGCCCGTGGACACGATGTGGCTTGACATCGAATATACGGACGGTAAAAAATATTTCACGTGGGATCCGATCAAATTCGCCCATCCGGATCAGATGCTGATGAATCTGACCTCGACCGGGCGCCATCTGGTGGTCATCATCGATCCTCACGTCAAGAGAGAGGGCGGATATTTCCTGCACGAAGACTCGTTGTCCAACGATTATTACGTTAAAACCAAGGACGGGAATGTGTATGAAG GATGGTGCTGGCCGGGCTCGAGCAGCTATCCAGATTTCTTCAATCCCACCGTTTTCGACTACTACAAGGCCCTGTACAGCAAGTTGAAATTCGACAACGTCAATAACGACATAATGATCTGGAACGACATGAACGAACCGTCCGTGTTCAACGGTCCGGAGATCACGATGCCCAAGGATTGCCTGCATCACGGCGGCTGGGAGCACAGGCATCTGCACAACATGTACGGCATGGTCTAC ACGGCGATAACCTACGAAGGTTTGCTCCAGAGGAATCCCAACAGGCGTCCCTTCATCTTGTCCAGGTCGCATTTCGCGGGAACCCAGAGGTACGCCGCCATCTGGACCGGGGATAACAACGCTGATTGGAACCATCTGGCCGCCTCTTATCCCATGTGTCTGTCGGAAGCTCTGGCCGGTGTTAGCTTTTGCGGCGCCGATATTGGAGGGTTTTTCAATAATCCCGACGTGGAGTTGTTGCAGAGGTGGTATCag GCTGCAGTGTGGCTTCCGTTCTTCAGAGCCCACGCGCACATCGACACCAGACGCAGAGAACCTTATCTGTTCGCCGAAGACGTCCGTCATCGCATAAGAACAGCTTTGAGATTGAGATACGCCCATTTGCCCACTTGGTACACCCTGTTTTACGAGCACGAGAGGTTCGGGGAGCCCGTCGTAAGGCCGCTCTTCTACATGTACCCCAAGGATCCAGAAGTGGTCGACATTGACAATCAAGTTCTAGTCG GTGATTCTATCTTGGCCCATATGATCTCTGAATCCGGTGCAACGACCGCCAATGTTTACCTTCCGGGAGGGTCTTCGGAGTATTGGTACGATATGAGGGATTGGAGGAAGTATGCCGGAAACGGATACACGAGTTTCTCCGTTAACTTGGACAGC ATTCCGGTTTTCTACAGAGGTGGCAGTATAATTTGCAGAAAAGATCGACCAAGGAGGGCTTCGAGTTTGATGCATAAAGATCCTTTCACTCTTATAATCGCTCTGGATAGTAAC AATTCTGCTAAAGGAACATTGTACATTGATGATAATGAAAGTTTTGAATACAGAAAACAAAAGTACCTTTACATACAGTTCCAGTTCAAAAACAACGAACTAACTAGCAG TTTGATAGACAAAACCGATTACGAAACTCTGGAATGGATTGAGAGGGTAATTGTGCTAGGGGCGCCATCTGGTGTGCAAAAAGCTGTTCTCACGTCAAAGA GTTTGGGATCAGTAGATTTGGAAACGCATTATAGTGACGATGCGCTCATAATAAGGAAGCCAGGTGTTAGTGTTCGTGAAAGTTTCGCAGTTAAATTAATTTGA